Within the Phycodurus eques isolate BA_2022a chromosome 15, UOR_Pequ_1.1, whole genome shotgun sequence genome, the region accagtaatgtggtaatgccgatacattttCAGAGTCAGACTCATCACTGtttttgatgaggccgatgagcATGGTGTGATCTACAagcttcaggagtttgacagctgagtgcgttgaggtgcattcgttcgtgtagagagagaagagtagtggagagaggacacatccttggggagCCCCCGGTGCTGATGTTGGATTTGGATGAAGTGCTGTCCCCCACCtgttgtgtcctgcccgtcaggaaggtATAAATCTACTGGTAGATGTCAGGCAAGACCCTGgggctggagaagcttggaggagaggagtctggggatgatggtgttgaactcagagctgaagtccacaaacaggatcctcgcctAGGTCCCTGCGCCGTCAAGGTGTTCCAGGATAAAgtccagtcccatgttgactatgtcatccacagacctatTTGCTTGATAGGCAAAGTGCAGGAGGTCCAGCAGGGgccctgtgatgctcttgaggtggtcctgcgcgaggcgttcaaaggacttcatgaccagagatgtcagggcaacagatctgtagtcattcagttctgaaattgtaggtttcttgggaaCTGGGATAATGGTTGAGCGTTTGAGGTAGGATGggacttcgcacagttccaaagatctattgaaagtctgtgtgaaaactggagccagctggtccacgcagactttcaagcaggatggggacacgcTGTCCGGGCCTGCCgttttgttcatcttttgttgtttaaagagaTGTTTCACGTCCTGTTCTTGAAAGGTCAATGCagaagggggagtcagaggtgtgatgctGGTTGTCGGTGGTACGGCTGGATGGGTGTGGGTtgtgaaaatgtccttttcaaatcttcaGAAGATGGTATTCAAGTCATCAcccagtcctttattgttctctgctcgGGGGATGATCGGTTGTAGTTGTTTTGTGATTGTAATCCTCGCCAAACTGACGCAGAGTTGTTAGCAGCAAACTAGTTTTCTCGCTTTTCTACTTCTTTTGGCAATGTTGATTTGGTTTCTGGCCTGATGGTACAGGGCTTTATCCCCATTCGATAGGCGTCCtatttagcctggcgaagttggcgaagtttggcagtgaaccacagcttgttgttattgaacatgcaGAAGATGATGAAGGAAGTAAAAGTGTCCGTATATTAATCTAaactgccagttgaagtttcaaagacactccaatatgtgcagtctaaacagtcttgaagtttcATCTTTGCTGAACTGGTCcatttcttcactgttttcaccacaggcttcgcacatttaagtttgtgcctgtatgGTGGTATCAAGTGTATtaaacagtgatcagacgagcccaaacCTGTACGGGGAACAGCAGGGTACGAGTCCTTCAGTGTGGTATAGCAGTGGTTTATAaggttgttttccctggtgggacagtaaATCTGGTTGAGTTTTGCATTGTAAACGTcaccaagaataatgaggggtgaatctgggtgctttttttccaaGTTCGTTTACTTGGTCAGCCAGCATTTGGAGTGCGGCGTTTGTCTTAGCTTGGGGGGGATGTAAAGACTGCCTACTATAAATGAAGCAAACTCACACGCtgagtagaatgacttacagttcaaaaacagcaggTCCATGTTAGGGCTGCAGTGTtagctgagctccgtgacatcaGTACACAATTTTCCGTTGATAGAGAAGCCCATTCCACCGCCTTTCGTTTTGCCAGAGGCATCCCCTCCACCCCGCGTTGACATTCGGCGAGAGGGGCCATCCGACGCCACCCCCCagtacaccccccccacccccccacccccaccccgcctTGACGATCTGCTATATGGGGGCATCAACAGCCGGTGCCATACTCTGCCATACGTTGAGATTTGAATGGATGCTTTGATCACAAATTCTTTAGACTGCTGCAATGCACTTTATATCTGTTAAAGGTTGACattttcccctccttgagccatcaccttatcgtggtggaggggtttgtgtgtcccaatgatcgtaggagctacgttgtctggggctttatgcccctggcagggtcacccatggcaaacaggtcctaggtgagggaccagacaaagcacggctcaaagaccccttatgatgacgacaaacaatggacttcgttttcccttgcccggacgcgggtgaccggggccccccactggagtcaggcctggtggtggggctcgaaggcgagcacctggccgggcctgcacccatggggcctggccaggcacagcccgaaagggtaacgtgggtcccccttcccatgggctcaccacctgtaggaggggccattgggctcgggtgcagtgtgagctgggcggtggctgaaggcggtggccgaaggcggtggccgaaggcggggacctgggtgatccgatccccggctatagAAGCtggtgacctcgactcgggactttGTGAGTCggtcaattccaccgacacggcttcccatgaggaagcagagtgtgggttctctgaggcgggctctcctatctctgggtttgaggtcaccaaggtagttaaaaagctcctcggtggcagggccctgggggtggatgagattcgctcagagttcctaaaggctctggatgttgtggggctgtcctggtagacacgcctctgcaacatcgcatggacatcggggacagtgcctctggattggcagactggggtggtggagaggagggtccgtcgggaagttgaatctcagattcaggaggaacagtgtggttttcgtcctggccgtggaacagtggaccagctctacacccttggcagggtcctcgagggtgcatgggagtttgcccaatcagtctacatgtgttttgtggacttggagaaggcgttcgaccgtgtccctcggggagacctgtggagggtgcttcgggagtatggggtaccgaaccccctgagacgggctgttcggtccctgtatgaccggagtcagagtttggtcggCATATCcggtagtaagtcggacttgttcccggtgggggtcggactccgccaaggctgccctttgtcgccgattctgttcataacttttatggacagaatttcttgacgcagccgaggcgtagagggggtccggtttggtggcctcggtattgcatctctgctttttgcagatgatgtggttctgttggcttcatcaagcagtgacctccaactctcactggagcggttcgcagctgagtgtgaagcggctgggatgagaatcagcacctccaaatcagagaccatggtcctcagtcggaaaagggtggcatgtcctctccaggtcggggacgagatcctgccccaagtggaggagttcaagtatcttggggtcttgttcacaagtgagtgaagaatggaacgggagatcgacaggcggatcggtgcagcgtctgcattaatgcggactttgtattggtccgttgtggtaaagaaggagctaagccgaaaggtcgagctacgttcctaGCCTCACCTCTGGtgacgagctgtgggtcgtgaccgaaagaacaagatcccggatacaagcggccgaaatgagtttcctccgcagggtgtccgggctctcccttagcgatagggtgagaagctcggtcattcgggaggatctcacagtagagtcgctgctactccacatcgagaagagccagatgaggtggctggggcatctgatttgggtGCCTGCCGggtgcctccctggtgaggtgttccgggcacgtcccaccgggaggagaccccggggacgacccaggacacgctggagagactacgtccttcggctggcctgggaacgcctcgggatccccccggaagagctggatgaagcggctggggagagagaagtctaggcctccctgctaaagctactgcccctgcgacccggcCCTGATttgcggtagaaaatggatggatgggttcaaATTTTGGTAAAGATttcctgccaaaatgaaaagaagaaatcaATATATAACGATGAATAAAGTAGACACACTATTTGATTGAGTGGGCTACATGAAATGATATGGCGGCTGGATCTAGTCCCTTGGCCCTAAGGTTGACAAATGACAGTTAgtgatttagtcttcaatggaCCTAAGGGGCATgatttcggaatgtgggaggaagcttgaGTACCCAGgagggggaaaacaaacaaaaaaacaagtgcaggtggaacatgcaaactcctcacaggaagACCGTACACTCATGAAATGTAGAAAGTACTGTGTACTGTGTAATGAATACAGGAGAGATATTTACACAAGAATAATCTTGAGAAAACACGCAAAAGATAAAATCCATAGAAAAATCCTCTTTGTGGGAAAAATCATATTTATGCAGCCTAGAAACCATATTAGTTACCATTCCAAGTCAATGGGTGGCGGAAATGTATTGAAACACTGTGCAACTGCTGTTAAACcatgaagaagaagacgaagaagaagaagaagaagaagaagaagacgacaacgacgacgaagaagacgaagaagaagaagaagaacacgacgaagaagacgacgacgacgaagaagaagaagaagaagaagaagtaacAACCAGCGAGAAAAGAAGAGTATTACAACAAAACGTTCGTCAAGTGAGTAATGTCAATTCTCCGTCAGACAAGCTGAGgcagaatatttttatttttattcttattttttatttttaataaagtcaCGTATTTGGCTCATTGTTTGCCTGTGCTGCGTGAGACAAATCGTCGGTTAGGCGGAACTCCGCCGCGCACTTTGGTTTTGAAGTTTGCAGTTTAAGAGAGCTTTGTTAACATCGGTTGTCCGCTGACTCCAACATGAGCCAACAAGCTGCTGCTCTGCAGACCTACAATAATGAGCTCGTCAAGTgtaagtgttttttatttttatttttaaatttgaccatcatgatgtttttttaaaatacggtGATGCATTTACATATTATGGTGTCGTTTATTTCTTAGGCACTTGACCACAACTATTAAAAGATGATACTGAAAAGCCCAAGGTGTCTAACAAACATGACTAATGTCGCTATAGTGTTCATTTCACTATTGCATCTCATTGCTACACGTGGACCTATGTAAACTAACGTGACTATTATGTAGGCCATCGTGCTCTAAAGATCTAAAGCAGCGTTGTCCAAGCTTTTTCTCGTAGGTGCTGCATACAGAAAAACATAAAAGcatgcaagggccactttgacatttcTCACCTAGCCGACTAACACCGACCACTTATCATATTTGAAATCCTAAAATGCATCGCTTCAGTTTCACTCAGTCTCCAGTCGCTATATTATACAgttattttgtcttatttgacatTCGTGCTTTGGGTATAATCTGAAGCGGTTTTGTCAAAGCCGGTTTATAAATGCCTTCGAAATGTTACTCTTGGCATGAATCTAAATTCAATATCAGTTATCCTCCTCAGGTTTTGATGACCTTTTTTCCAAGCGGGACGAGTTGAGCTGTCAGATCAagttggaggaagaggagaaggaacGACTCCAGCATGACATCCGCAGCCTCTCGGAGAAGCTGAGCAGAGTTAATGAAAGCCTGGCACAAAAAATGGCTGCATACGACACAATCAACCGTACCATCGCAGAGACTGAGGCTGCATACACCAAGGTGTTAGATCTCATTAGTTGAATATCATTGTTTCCAGACTTTTATACTCTTCATTCACTCAATGACTTTTTACTATCTAATATTTACGAGatacatgtacatttcaagtgacacataccTTATGctgaaaatatttaatataggGTAGCATGAtctttgtccaggcctgtttcattaGTTGGTTTTCTCTTGAAtgacaattcaaaagcaatttcTGATTTTCATCGGTTAATTTTCAGTTAATTTTcacttttgtcagttttcaattcatttcagtgaCAATCATGTCCATGTGTGTAACCGCATGCAACAGTGGCACATCAATATTCATCCAAAAACCTGACAAAAActaacaatttgaaataaaatacatcgtACTCACCAGAGATTCAGATGTGCATCCAGTCTTTCATCTATATTATTATGATTCATGTTATTTCTTGTTCTCCTCCTGCAGATCTTGGAGAGTTCCCAGTCTTTACTGAGTGTCCTGAAGCAGCAGGCAGTAAATTTCCATAAAACCTCAGCGCCTCGGAGGAAAGAGCACTAATGTGCGGAAGACTGCACAAGGAAGGAACTGTTTTAAGAGTTTGAcaatttggatttattttagtttttgcatCAATAAATACTGAATACCTCCCAATGCTCCTGACTTTTTGCTGGACGTATCATGTTTTTCATTAACATAATTTTGTCTTGATGAGTTGCATCACACCAAGTACTGTGGTTTTCACTCTCAGCAAGGATTcaggttagattttttttataatgcactttttaaaaaatcaaccACAGCTGGAAGAAAGTGCAGTACACGGATACAAAtcaaacaatttaaacaaactGTTAAAacaggttaaaaacaaaacagcagtgtCTCAGGTTAAAATTCATAGAATAAAAATGGTAATGTAAATCAGGCATTGCTTTCTTTTGTGGTCCAacaaaattcttaaaaaaaaaaataataataataataaactgacCTGAACAAAAATGTTGGCCCCCTTTAATTTTGTTGAACAaacttttgaggcaatcacttCAGCCAGATGATTTCTTTAACTCACAACCAGGGACAGCATGAGCCTTTAAGTCCCAAAGTAGAATTTTAGCaagtttattgtttaaaaaaaaatcttaaagcTATTTGATGCCGTGTGGTGGCCTCAGTGAGACTTCTGCACTTATGTGTCATTTACGTTGTCGTTAGTGCAACCTCCAAtagacaaaattagcaacaacagttatttattttaaaaattgcacttaatgTGTTCTGAAGTTTTGCACTTTTCCAAAATCTTCCCCATGTGCCGGATTTGACCACCTGATAGGCTGGTTCTGGCCCTCGGGCTGTACGTCTGACACCCCTGTGTTCGAGGATCCATGGCCTCGAGCTAAAACCAAACTATACTGGAAAACTGATTTCACACTCAAATGCTTTGGTAGTCTTAATAATATTACATTGTACAATTCCCATACTGTGCCGGATGGAGTAAAGTAGCCCCATAACTCAGACTCCGCCATGTTGCACAATAGatacagtgttcttttctctGCACAGGCAAAATTGTGGTAACCTtccatttaaatttgttttttaaataaaacaagtacttaaaaaaggAATGAAACCCTGACAAGAAATTTAGCCACTTTTAAGAATTTAGTGGAAATGTTTAGCCACTTTGGAAAAGTGACTCACCAATTTTCCCATGATGTTAAGTATTTGGAGAGGAAAGTATTTTTGGAGGCCGTACTTCCTGTAATAGGTTGGATTACCATTGTTGTACGTAATTGGccaatgacatcatcacgcAATGGCAACGTCATTTAGCAACAAATAGACCAGCCTTTAGCCACAGCCACAGGAAATTAGTTACCGCAtccaatgaaaaatatttagttACCAGCATATTAGAAACAGTCGTGTGGAGTGGACATGCACATTATTAAACGAATACCTGAGTCGaattgaatttattattattatttatttatttatttattattttttttttttgtacagctcGTTTTTGTGCAGATATTGGTAGGCGCTGATTCTTAAATAATAACACCGGCTCAATAGTCAAGCCGCTGTGTGCGTAACCCTTTGAATTGTCACATCAAAGA harbors:
- the LOC133413310 gene encoding microtubule nucleation factor SSNA1-like isoform X1 codes for the protein MSQQAAALQTYNNELVKCFDDLFSKRDELSCQIKLEEEEKERLQHDIRSLSEKLSRVNESLAQKMAAYDTINRTIAETEAAYTKILESSQSLLSVLKQQAVNFHKTSAPRRKEH
- the LOC133413310 gene encoding microtubule nucleation factor SSNA1-like isoform X2, whose translation is MSSSSLSSSGFDDLFSKRDELSCQIKLEEEEKERLQHDIRSLSEKLSRVNESLAQKMAAYDTINRTIAETEAAYTKILESSQSLLSVLKQQAVNFHKTSAPRRKEH